Proteins found in one Cloacibacillus sp. genomic segment:
- a CDS encoding response regulator transcription factor: protein MKILIVEDERAIAEVEKAYLERDGYEAVIAADGLEGLEKFRAEAFDLILLDLMLPGLAGTDVCREIRRTSSAPILMVTAKSGEEDIVAGLDAGADDYIVKPFSPKILMARIRANLRKTPQTEPARPSELIYVGESLVIDQQNFTVRKNGAEVSLTRNEFMILSTMASRPDKTWSRDDLITYALGYEYDGFERSIDSYIKNIRKKLSDPEHENGYIRTMHGFGYKISE, encoded by the coding sequence GTGAAGATTTTGATAGTAGAAGACGAAAGAGCTATAGCGGAGGTGGAGAAGGCATATCTGGAGCGTGACGGCTATGAGGCGGTCATTGCGGCGGACGGCCTGGAAGGGCTTGAGAAGTTTCGCGCGGAGGCCTTCGACCTTATACTTCTGGATCTTATGCTGCCGGGGCTTGCGGGGACGGATGTCTGCCGCGAGATACGCCGCACCTCAAGCGCCCCCATCCTCATGGTGACGGCAAAGAGCGGAGAGGAAGACATCGTTGCGGGCCTTGACGCCGGCGCCGACGACTACATTGTGAAGCCCTTTTCACCGAAAATACTTATGGCGCGCATTCGCGCAAACCTGAGAAAGACGCCGCAGACGGAGCCCGCGCGCCCCTCGGAGCTGATATACGTAGGTGAATCGCTCGTCATAGACCAGCAGAATTTTACGGTGAGAAAAAACGGAGCCGAAGTGTCGCTCACAAGAAATGAATTTATGATACTTTCCACAATGGCCTCGCGCCCGGATAAAACGTGGAGCCGCGACGACCTTATCACCTACGCGCTCGGCTACGAGTATGACGGCTTTGAGCGTTCCATAGACAGCTACATTAAAAATATAAGAAAAAAACTGTCCGACCCGGAGCATGAAAACGGCTATATCCGCACCATGCACGGCTTTGGATATAAGATATCGGAATAG